A stretch of the Plodia interpunctella isolate USDA-ARS_2022_Savannah chromosome Z, ilPloInte3.2, whole genome shotgun sequence genome encodes the following:
- the MED23 gene encoding mediator of RNA polymerase II transcription subunit 23 — translation MADTQVANIVNEILRVEAVEEAFSCFLVHKPDQENERLFMYQKKLCAVMTTLSADLQESAIKQYLSLTAVLTNRYKMKQLLILLENLVNTNILQARMLCDCILTNDKLIYQNADYWIECFNLIRRIIGGVDYKGVREIMKGCREKAHTLPLRLNSSTMPQLKALYNVIEYIFDRNASLLPAYFIVTEIQKDYPDNSHWPHWQLSKLLTSFVESFKPCAQMVSIIGHSHMLPVVEFSGYADHLINPWRLDPTTLKFSLKGNLPYDDELLKPQISLLRHVLQQPYSRDMMCSMLGLQKQHKQRCIALEDQLVELMILPMERSEQENEEDEMSSTHWCWLHLSSQVIYLILIGFASFPNIVMGLHNKLIGHDMKKGRDHLMWVLLQFISGSIQRNPLSNFLPIIKLHELLYPEKDPLPVPDCAKAHCTHQMAVVCIWMHLLRKAETEHKTMTMPPNLKVQYEFLQHLMTSNTTPTLMGSDYRIALLCNAYSTNNEYFARPMGIIIESLFGPQKPLPNGNPTPPLPTVPLSMCILDSLTLHCKMSLIHSIVTHVAKLAQNKTNLPGSTMMTPALVETYSRLLVYTEIESLGIKGFIHQLLPTVFKSHAWGILHNLLDMFSYRIHHIQPHYRVTLLSNIHSLAAYPQANQTQLQLCFESTALRLITSLGSSGVQLQMSRVVSEPKSLVSAESEELNRVLVLTLARGIYMTGAGSDNVAMKELLSTIMTNTPHMWSQHTLQCFPPVLVEFFAQNPAPKENKQLLKKSVDEEYRKWTSMANDNDIISHFSVPGTPLFLCLLWKMIFETNRINPIAFKILERIGARALSAHLRKFCDYLVFEVTNPAGGHINKCVDAINDIIWKYNIVTIDRLVLCLVLRPNPDANESQVCLYIIQLLLLKGSELRNRAQDFVKENSPEHWKQNNWYDKHLAFHRKYPEKFSPEEGSGNAYGGPIPVYLSNVCLRFIPVLDIVVHRHLEIPQVSKNLEQLLEHLGYLYKFHDRPVTFLYNTLHYYESKLRDKPLLKRKLVNAVLGSLKDVRPAGWATTEAFQAYMAKTDTDATAWAPDLNYYLSLVNRMVDTMTGNSHFPNTDWRFNEYPNPSAHALYVTCVELISLPLAPNVVANNLLDVVTKGFVVIPAAKIQLWINAIGLIMAALPDPYWTVLHDRLLELMTHSDMTDWQFPYTPFQLFNLSTTKDAMLENKYSLALALAHAVWYHAGAGQIMQVPVFVKEKLSSEIHSETQLLFLCHLVGPFLQRFNSDMSRTVMDLTVTLYELLAHIDKTQPHMQHIDPLCDLLYHIKYMFVGDTLKNEVESVIRKLRPALQMRLRFITHLNVEQINTA, via the exons ATGGCTGATACTCAGGTAGCCAATATTGTCAATGAAATACTG AGAGTAGAAGCAGTAGAAGAGGCATTTAGTTGCTTCTTGGTTCACAAGCCTGACCAAGAAAATGAAAGACTTTTCATgtaccaaaaaaaattgtgtgctGTTATGACAACATTGAGTGCAGATTTACAAGAGTCTGCTATCAAGCAGTACCTCAGTTTGACTGCTGTTTTAACCAATAGATATAAGATGAAACAGCTGCTCATACTTTTGGAAAACCTGGTGAATACCAATATTTTACAAGcaag AATGCTGTGTGACTGCATTCTTACAAatgataaattgatttatcaaAATGCTGATTATTGGAtagaatgttttaatttaataaggaGAATAATTGGAGGGGTTGATTACAAAGGAGTAAGGGAAATAATGAAA GGTTGTCGAGAAAAAGCTCATACATTACCATTGAGGTTGAATTCCAGCACAATGCCACAGCTCAAAGCATTGTATAATGTTATTGAGTATATTTTTGATCGAAATGCATCACTTCTGCCAGCCTACTTCATAGTGACCGAAATTCAGAAAGATTATCCAGACAACAGTCACTGGCCACATTGGCAACTATCCAAGTTGTTGACGAGCTTTGTCGAAAGTTTCAAGCCTTGTGCTCAAATGGTGTCAATAATAGGACATTCACATATGCTTCCTGTTGTTGAATTCTCAGGTTATGCAGATCACTTAATTAACCCATGGAGGTTAGACCCAAccacattaaaattttcattgaaagGAAATTTGCCATATGATGATGAGTTATTAAAGCCACAGATTTCATTGTTGAGGCATGTTCTACAGCAACCTTATTCGAGAGACATGATGTGTTCCATGCTGGGTTTACAAAAACAGCACAAGCAACGATGTATTGCTTTAGAAGACCAACTTGTAGAGCTTATGATTTTGCCTATGGAAAGAAGTGAACAGGAAAATGAAGAAGATGAGATGTCTTCAACACACTGGTGTTGGCTTCATTTATCATCACAAGTGATATATCTTATTTTGATTGGTTTCGCTTCGTTTCCTAATATTGTCATGGGTCTGCACAACAAATTGATTGGACATGACATGAAAAAAGGTCGTGATCATTTAATGTGGGTTCTCCTTCAGTTTATATCAGGCAGTATACAGAGGAATCCATTGTCTAATTTCTTGCCTATAATCAAGTTGCACGAACTATTGTACCCTGAAAAAGACCCTTTGCCTGTCCCAGATTGTGCTAAAGCACACTGCACACATCAGATGGCAGTTGTATGCATATGGATGCATTTACTTAGGAAAGCAGAAACAGAACATAAAACTATGACAATGCCTCCAAATTTGAAAGTTCAGTATGA GTTTCTTCAGCACCTGATGACATCCAATACTACTCCTACATTGATGGGATCCGACTATCGCATTGCTTTGCTATGTAATGCGTATTCGACTAATAATGAATACTTTGCAAGGCCAATGGGAATCATTATAGAGTCGCTATTTGGACCACAAAAGCCATTGCCGAACGGGAATCCTACGCCTCCACTGCCGACCGTTCCTTTGTCTATGTGTATACTTGACAGTTTGACTCTGCACTGCAAGATGTCCTTGATCCATTCTATTGTGACGCATGTGGCTAAACTGGCTCAAAATAAAACCAACTTGCCTGGCAGTACCATGATGACGCCAGCATTAGTGGAAACATACAGCCGTTTACTAGTATATACAGAAATTGAGTCCCTAGGAATTAAAGGATTTATAC ATCAGCTGTTGCCCACTGTGTTCAAGTCTCATGCATGGGGCATCCTACACAATCTTTTGGACATGTTCTCGTACCGGATCCACCACATTCAGCCGCATTACAGGGTGACTCTGTTATCCAATATACATTCATTAGCAGCTTATCCACAAGCAAATCAGACACAATTGCAGCTTTG TTTCGAAAGTACAGCGCTTCGCCTGATCACGAGCCTGGGGAGTTCCGGCGTACAGCTCCAGATGTCGAGAGTGGTTTCGGAGCCCAAATCACTGGTGTCTGCTGAGAGCGAGGAGCTTAACCGAGTGCTTGTCTTGACTCTAGCCCGCGGAATCTACATGACAGGCGCAG GTAGCGACAACGTGGCGATGAAGGAGCTGCTGTCGACGATCATGACGAATACGCCGCACATGTGGTCGCAGCACACCTTGCAATGCTTCCCCCCGGTGCTCGTCGAGTTCTTCGCACAG aATCCGGCCCCGAAAGAGAACAAACAGCTGCTGAAAAAGTCGGTGGACGAAGAGTATCGCAAGTGGACGTCGATGGCGAACGACAACGACATTATATCGCACTTCTCCGTGCCCGGCACGCCGCTGTTTCTCTGCCTGCTGTGGAAGATGATCTTCGAGACAAACAGGATCAATCCTATTGCTTTCAa GATCTTGGAGCGGATTGGAGCGCGCGCGTTGTCCGCACACTTGCGCAAGTTCTGCGACTACCTCGTGTTCGAAGTGACCAATCCGGCCGGTGGACACATCAACAAGTGCGTCGACGCCATCAACGACATCATTTGGAAGTACAACATTGTCACCATTGACCGACTTGTCTTGTGCTTg GTTCTTCGTCCTAACCCTGATGCCAACGAGAGTCAAGTGTGTCTCTACATCATCCAATTATTGTTGCTGAAAGGCTCCGAACTGAGGAACCGTGCACAagattttgtaaaagaaaactCGCCTGAGCACTGGAAACAGAATAATTG GTACGACAAACATTTAGCATTTCATAGAAAGTATCCAGAGAAGTTCTCGCCGGAGGAAGGTAGCGGCAACGCGTACGGCGGCCCCATTCCCGTGTATCTCAGCAACGTGTGTCTGCGGTTCATTCCAGTGCTGGACATCGTAGTGCACCGCCATTTGGAGATCCCGCAGGTCAGCAAAAACCTGGAGCAGCTCTTGGAACATCTGGGATATCTTTACAAATTCCATG ACCGTCCCGTAACATTCCTTTacaatacattacattactaCGAGTCTAAACTCAGGGACAAGCCGCTGTTGAAGCGAAAGTTGGTGAATGCTGTATTAGGTTCTCTGAAGGATGTGAGGCCCGCCGGCTGGGCCACTACGGAGGCTTTCCAGGCCTACATGGCGAAAACTGACACGGACGCTACGGCCTGGGCGCCGGATTTGAATTATTATCTGAGCCTTGTCAACAGAATGGTTGACA CCATGACTGGCAATTCTCACTTTCCAAACACAGACTGGCGATTCAACGAGTATCCCAACCCATCAGCGCATGCGTTATACGTGACTTGCGTAGAACTGATTTCGCTGCCGCTCGCGCCCAATGTCGTCGCGAACAACCTCCTCGACGTCGTCACCAAGGGATTTGTGGTCATACCAGCAGCCAAAATTCAGCTTTGGATCAACGCGATAGGGCTCATAATGGCCGCTCTCCCTGATCCCTATTGGACCGTGTTGCATGACAGGCTGTTGGAGTTGATGACACATAGTGACATGACCGACTGGCAGTTCCCGTATACGCCGTTCCAGTTATTCAATTTGTCGACAACGAAAGACGCGATGCTGGAGAATAAGTACAGTCTTGCCTTGGCGCTTGCGCATGCAGTGTGGTACCACGCCGGCGCTGGACAGATTATGCAAGTGCCAGT ATTCGTGAAAGAGAAACTATCGTCTGAGATCCACAGCGAAACACAGCTGTTGTTCCTGTGCCACCTGGTGGGCCCGTTCCTGCAGCGCTTCAACTCGGACATGTCGCGCACGGTCATGGACCTGACCGTGACGCTATACGAGCTGCTCGCGCACATCGACAAGACGCAGCCGCACATGCAACACATCGACCCGCTCTGCGATTTGCT TTACCACATAAAGTACATGTTCGTCGGCGACACATTGAAGAACGAAGTGGAGAGTGTGATCCGCAAGCTGCGGCCAGCTCTGCAGATGCGGCTTCGTTTCATCACACACTTGAACGTCGAGCAAATCAA